One part of the Francisella adeliensis genome encodes these proteins:
- a CDS encoding DUF3427 domain-containing protein, which translates to MNQNYNKFLINSKNKKIVTEINSQLDGCDEFIISVAFITLSGVVCILEALHQLNLRGINGRILTGCYLNFTEPKALDKLLEFENIELKVLASENFHAKGFFFRRADSWQMMVGSSNLTQSALTVNSEWNILFHTKADELVHQEMITEFNRLFDDAIDCRDILEQYRLNYLSIRNTTNLELYQQAKTITPNIIQQQALDSLETLRNESKDKALIISATGTGKTFLSAFDVAKVAPKRCLFIVHRTNIAIKASETFVKVIKDKSIGLYTGNDKSNADYLFATIQTLKKPDVLVKFQQDEFDYIIIDEVHHAEADSYKRVLEYFKPKFLLGMTATPERSDSADIFKLFDYNIAYEIRLHQALEEDLLCPFHYFALEDFYFESKQPNKDNTKSLSLFQGLTPPPSSEHPIKGFSRLISDERVDHIIEKMKFYGFSGEKRSSLMFVSNVNEAKELANLLSQKGIKAQALTSQDPEHIRGIAIQELEAKRLEVIVTVDIFNEGVDIPCLNQIILLRPTQSAIVYIQQLGRGLRKYRDKKFVVILDFIANYENNFLIPVALSGDNSYDKDQLKKFVVTPNNYISGKSTITFTNIAKELIYRNIQKTNFSQLKNIKKDYIQLKKELGKVPRLVDFEKYNFIAPEVILKAKDTYVDILQVFKEPIATLINNEYQILKFISKEFTPAKRLYETLILEKLLLNSSIPRSDLQSYIKNEITDYKRKSFVNALHHLSLRTFTVNAGRVEYQPLIKFDDTSVTLTVAKAIHANEFLLAQIKDLLEYNKIICKKKYSQNKVKNIALYQKYSKKDIAHLLNQDYTNGGVNLAGYRTFDNKVLLYMTFDESKKFTQFDNKFISADTFTFFSKKNKSLNDSIEYGLSKVDFVTFVFARVDKNDNYMFLGIVDKCIKVKEINSPIKMVEFTFKLNKSLPIEISKYFDMVSQNKS; encoded by the coding sequence ATGAATCAAAACTATAACAAATTTCTCATTAATTCTAAGAACAAAAAGATAGTCACAGAGATAAATTCTCAACTTGATGGGTGTGATGAATTTATTATAAGTGTAGCGTTTATCACACTTAGTGGTGTAGTTTGTATATTGGAGGCATTGCACCAGCTTAATCTAAGAGGTATAAATGGACGAATCCTTACGGGTTGCTATTTAAATTTTACAGAGCCGAAAGCATTAGATAAACTTCTTGAGTTTGAAAATATCGAGCTAAAAGTTCTTGCAAGTGAAAATTTCCATGCAAAAGGATTCTTTTTCCGTAGAGCAGATAGTTGGCAAATGATGGTAGGTAGCTCAAATCTTACTCAGTCGGCACTTACTGTAAATAGCGAATGGAATATTTTGTTTCATACTAAAGCAGATGAGCTAGTACACCAAGAGATGATCACAGAGTTTAATAGACTTTTTGATGATGCTATTGATTGTAGAGATATTCTTGAGCAATATCGTCTAAACTACCTTAGTATAAGAAACACAACCAACCTTGAGCTGTATCAACAAGCTAAAACTATCACGCCAAACATTATACAACAGCAAGCATTAGATAGCCTTGAAACTTTGCGTAATGAGAGTAAAGATAAAGCTCTTATAATTAGTGCAACGGGCACAGGTAAGACTTTTTTGAGTGCATTTGATGTGGCAAAAGTTGCTCCAAAAAGATGTCTTTTTATTGTTCATAGGACAAATATCGCAATCAAAGCTAGTGAAACATTTGTAAAGGTTATTAAAGACAAATCAATCGGTCTTTATACAGGTAATGATAAATCTAATGCAGACTATCTATTTGCAACTATACAAACTCTTAAAAAACCAGATGTATTAGTAAAGTTTCAACAAGATGAATTTGATTATATAATTATAGATGAAGTTCACCATGCTGAAGCTGACAGCTATAAAAGAGTTTTAGAGTATTTTAAGCCCAAGTTTTTACTAGGTATGACAGCTACACCAGAACGAAGTGATAGTGCTGATATTTTTAAACTTTTTGATTATAATATTGCTTATGAAATTCGTCTACACCAAGCTTTAGAAGAAGATTTACTTTGTCCTTTTCATTATTTTGCGCTAGAGGATTTTTATTTTGAGAGTAAGCAACCTAATAAAGATAATACCAAATCCCTGAGCTTGTTTCAGGGTCTTACTCCACCACCAAGTTCAGAACATCCTATAAAAGGTTTTAGTAGACTAATTAGCGATGAAAGAGTCGATCATATCATAGAGAAAATGAAATTTTATGGTTTCAGTGGTGAAAAACGCTCAAGCCTAATGTTCGTGAGTAATGTAAATGAAGCAAAAGAGCTTGCTAACCTACTAAGTCAAAAAGGTATAAAAGCACAAGCTCTAACTAGCCAAGACCCAGAGCATATAAGGGGGATAGCTATCCAAGAGCTAGAAGCAAAACGCTTAGAAGTTATTGTTACGGTTGATATTTTTAATGAAGGAGTTGATATACCTTGTCTAAATCAAATTATACTTTTACGCCCAACTCAAAGTGCAATTGTTTATATCCAGCAACTTGGTCGAGGGCTTAGAAAATATCGTGATAAAAAGTTTGTCGTGATTTTAGACTTTATAGCCAACTATGAAAACAATTTCCTAATACCTGTAGCTCTAAGTGGTGATAATAGTTATGACAAAGATCAACTAAAGAAATTTGTAGTTACCCCTAATAACTATATTAGTGGTAAAAGCACAATTACATTTACAAATATCGCGAAAGAACTAATCTATAGAAATATTCAAAAGACAAACTTTTCTCAGTTAAAGAATATCAAAAAAGATTATATTCAGCTTAAAAAAGAGCTTGGTAAAGTTCCGCGATTAGTTGATTTTGAGAAATACAATTTTATAGCTCCAGAGGTTATACTCAAAGCAAAAGATACTTATGTGGATATTCTACAAGTATTTAAAGAGCCGATAGCTACATTAATAAATAATGAGTACCAAATATTAAAATTTATCTCTAAAGAATTTACCCCAGCAAAAAGGCTGTATGAGACTCTAATATTAGAAAAACTTCTTTTAAACTCATCTATACCTAGGAGTGATTTACAAAGTTATATTAAAAACGAGATTACAGACTATAAGCGAAAAAGTTTTGTAAATGCGTTGCACCATCTGTCATTGCGGACATTTACAGTTAATGCAGGTAGAGTGGAATATCAGCCATTAATCAAGTTTGATGACACTAGCGTAACACTTACAGTTGCTAAAGCCATCCATGCAAATGAGTTTTTATTAGCTCAAATAAAAGACTTGTTAGAGTACAACAAAATTATTTGTAAGAAGAAATATTCTCAAAACAAAGTAAAGAATATTGCACTATATCAAAAGTATTCAAAAAAGGATATTGCCCATCTTCTTAATCAAGACTATACAAATGGTGGAGTCAATTTAGCAGGTTATCGAACATTTGATAATAAAGTTTTACTTTATATGACATTTGATGAGAGTAAAAAATTCACACAGTTTGATAATAAGTTTATTTCTGCAGACACATTTACATTTTTTTCAAAGAAAAATAAGTCTTTAAATGATAGTATAGAATATGGTTTGAGTAAGGTTGATTTTGTAACCTTTGTGTTTGCAAGAGTTGATAAAAATGATAACTATATGTTCTTAGGTATAGTTGATAAGTGTATCAAGGTCAAAGAGATTAATTCTCCAATAAAAATGGTGGAATTCACTTTTAAGCTTAATAAGTCATTACCAATAGAAATATCTAAATATTTTGATATGGTTAGTCAAAATAAAAGTTAA
- a CDS encoding RCC1 domain-containing protein: MKKIILIFALILSAFNIYANYTHAESVFDDYNQSTDSNFAYKNSSFRKDAKVEMYGDKFDISKGSDYNCEYTVAGQVRCWKYKIRQAEETNSGISQKILKNYSGLKQMKDVSSGDDFNCALDSENEAYCWGSNRRGQLGSETKSKNIKKPLKVASDIKFSKIYTKAHYTCGIDLDGHAYCWGDGSNGEVGNGKKGKFDTPQKVKTDVLFSRLSMAKTYVCGVSKPESDIYCWGKGTKGKTSTTNLDSSVPVKI, translated from the coding sequence ATGAAAAAAATAATATTAATATTTGCTCTTATACTATCTGCTTTTAACATCTATGCAAACTACACACATGCCGAAAGCGTTTTTGATGATTATAATCAATCTACAGATAGTAACTTTGCTTACAAAAATAGCTCATTTCGTAAAGATGCTAAGGTAGAAATGTATGGAGATAAGTTCGATATAAGTAAGGGTAGTGATTATAACTGTGAATATACTGTAGCAGGACAAGTAAGATGTTGGAAATATAAAATTCGCCAAGCTGAAGAGACCAATAGTGGTATAAGTCAAAAAATACTCAAAAACTATAGTGGCTTAAAGCAGATGAAAGATGTGTCTAGTGGGGATGATTTTAACTGTGCTTTGGATAGTGAGAATGAAGCTTATTGTTGGGGTAGTAACAGACGCGGACAATTAGGTAGTGAAACTAAGTCGAAGAATATTAAAAAACCTCTTAAAGTTGCCTCAGATATTAAGTTTAGTAAAATTTATACGAAAGCGCATTATACTTGCGGAATTGATTTAGATGGACATGCTTATTGCTGGGGAGATGGTAGTAATGGCGAAGTCGGTAATGGTAAAAAAGGAAAGTTTGATACTCCTCAGAAAGTTAAAACAGATGTGTTGTTCTCAAGATTAAGTATGGCAAAAACTTATGTTTGTGGTGTATCTAAACCTGAGAGTGATATATATTGTTGGGGTAAAGGTACAAAAGGTAAAACTAGTACTACAAACTTAGACTCCAGTGTCCCAGTTAAAATCTAA
- a CDS encoding universal stress protein has translation MAYKKVLLAINVYEKTNVVVNSAVAFALKNNAKVLKVVTVIDCVAPFAPSIVDFQHSIEKEAKDALDKVVDKIKGIKVEHEVLVGNPAAEVVAYAEESACDVIVLGSHATHGINLLLGSVANAVLHRAKCDVLTVRVSDDESAGSRAHNYQKLLAPTDLENDSCYVVSKAVDIAKLYDATLDTAFVIPNDSISLMTYETDKVEESLKKFADANGINGDKSVLIGSIATSVLEKAEENKNDLVVVGSHRRSALGRFFLGSTANSLLHEASMDVLVVRLK, from the coding sequence ATGGCGTATAAAAAAGTACTATTAGCTATAAATGTATATGAAAAAACTAATGTAGTAGTAAATTCAGCTGTTGCTTTCGCACTAAAAAATAATGCAAAGGTTTTAAAGGTAGTAACAGTAATTGATTGTGTTGCCCCATTTGCACCATCAATTGTAGACTTTCAGCATTCAATTGAGAAAGAAGCCAAAGATGCGCTTGATAAAGTTGTTGATAAGATCAAGGGTATTAAAGTAGAACATGAGGTCCTTGTTGGTAATCCTGCAGCAGAGGTTGTAGCGTATGCAGAAGAAAGCGCATGTGATGTAATTGTGCTAGGTTCTCATGCAACTCATGGTATAAATTTACTTCTAGGTTCAGTAGCAAATGCTGTACTTCATAGGGCAAAATGCGATGTACTTACTGTGCGAGTTAGTGATGATGAAAGTGCTGGTAGTCGAGCTCATAATTATCAGAAACTTTTAGCACCAACAGATCTTGAAAATGACTCTTGTTATGTTGTTTCAAAAGCTGTAGATATTGCAAAGCTTTATGATGCAACACTTGATACAGCATTTGTAATTCCTAATGACAGTATTTCTCTTATGACATACGAGACTGATAAGGTAGAAGAATCACTTAAAAAGTTTGCAGATGCGAATGGTATTAATGGTGATAAGTCCGTACTTATTGGTAGTATAGCAACAAGTGTTTTAGAAAAAGCTGAGGAAAATAAAAACGATTTAGTTGTTGTTGGTAGTCATAGAAGAAGTGCTTTAGGAAGGTTTTTCTTAGGCTCAACAGCAAATAGTTTACTTCATGAAGCAAGCATGGATGTTTTAGTCGTTAGACTAAAATAA
- a CDS encoding alpha-isopropylmalate synthase regulatory domain-containing protein: MFGANYDETFTTKVKSLIEKFLAKGKSIYVADIQDIIQDATEMTDAVSQDILDVQSFKVNVEHNQKSKAEVTVNVRDQLYFASSTGVGPVDAVLKALCKACPSDIVYSLTDYKVKIRGQGADAVVYVEMSLEKGGVKSIGKSVSPDIIQASVEAFIDAYNIAYV; this comes from the coding sequence ATGTTTGGAGCAAACTATGATGAAACCTTTACTACTAAGGTAAAGAGTCTTATCGAAAAGTTTTTAGCTAAGGGTAAATCTATTTATGTGGCAGATATTCAAGATATTATCCAAGATGCTACGGAAATGACTGATGCTGTTAGCCAAGATATATTGGATGTCCAGTCTTTCAAGGTTAATGTTGAGCATAACCAGAAATCGAAGGCGGAAGTTACCGTTAATGTGAGAGATCAGTTGTATTTTGCGTCAAGTACTGGTGTAGGTCCTGTAGATGCTGTTTTAAAAGCATTATGTAAAGCTTGCCCTAGTGATATAGTTTATAGTTTAACGGACTATAAGGTGAAAATACGAGGTCAGGGTGCTGATGCTGTAGTTTATGTTGAAATGAGTCTTGAGAAAGGTGGCGTGAAAAGTATTGGTAAATCAGTATCCCCAGATATTATACAAGCATCGGTTGAGGCCTTTATAGATGCATACAATATCGCTTATGTATAA
- a CDS encoding shikimate dehydrogenase: MKDIYHVIGYPVKHSLSPKIQMQLAKEHNQKMLFTAVEIRPEDLENKIAEFKADPQIKGLSVTVPHKERVFELADSADDIAQDVKAASNVIFTEDRQMKALNYDGLGIVNDIKNNHKKAFLNKKVLIVGAGGAAKAVVAAIIKENPSLLSIANRTKAKADAIKKLFQSKYDITIEDYENIKGCYDIVINSTSSSISNKMLPLSTNNFTSQAFGYDLMYAQDGTVFTNWCGQNNITSSDGKGMLEELSKAVFKCWRNIAY, from the coding sequence ATGAAAGATATTTATCATGTAATTGGTTATCCTGTAAAGCATAGCCTTTCGCCTAAAATCCAGATGCAACTAGCTAAAGAACATAATCAAAAAATGTTATTTACAGCAGTAGAAATCAGACCAGAAGATTTAGAGAACAAAATAGCAGAATTCAAAGCTGACCCACAAATTAAAGGTTTAAGTGTAACAGTACCACATAAAGAAAGAGTGTTTGAGTTAGCTGATAGTGCTGATGATATAGCTCAAGATGTAAAAGCAGCTAGTAATGTTATCTTCACAGAAGATAGACAAATGAAAGCACTTAACTATGATGGTTTAGGTATTGTTAATGATATAAAAAATAACCATAAAAAAGCATTTTTAAATAAAAAAGTGCTCATAGTAGGTGCAGGTGGAGCCGCAAAAGCTGTAGTTGCTGCAATTATTAAAGAAAATCCAAGTTTATTAAGTATAGCAAATAGAACTAAAGCAAAAGCTGATGCTATTAAAAAATTATTTCAAAGTAAATATGATATTACGATAGAGGATTATGAAAACATTAAAGGTTGTTACGACATAGTTATAAACTCAACGTCATCGAGTATATCTAACAAGATGTTGCCATTATCAACGAATAATTTTACTTCTCAAGCTTTTGGTTATGATCTTATGTATGCACAAGATGGTACAGTATTCACTAACTGGTGTGGTCAAAACAATATAACGTCATCTGATGGAAAAGGAATGTTAGAAGAGTTAAGTAAGGCTGTTTTCAAGTGCTGGAGAAATATAGCTTATTAA
- the rsmI gene encoding 16S rRNA (cytidine(1402)-2'-O)-methyltransferase produces MTKIEKSTLYVVATPIGNLEDITLRALEILKGVDVILAEDTRETGKLLANLNIRTTQKLISCHDFNESERIEQVKELLDSAQSVALVSDAGTPLISDPGYKIVNALRKEDFNIVPIPGVSAVITALSVAGLPSDNFTFRGFLAAKKTKRQEQILAFSKLNSTVVVYESVHRVSYLLADLVELLPVNNIVVAKEITKQFEKFVSGKPNEVSQFFIDNPDTVRGEFVVLIDCNGNNDDKTSVAIDLKDLLKDLLEDLPLKKAVKLATKLTKGKKNEIYNLALEIRDNK; encoded by the coding sequence ATGACTAAAATAGAAAAGTCTACATTATATGTAGTAGCTACACCAATTGGAAATCTAGAAGATATAACACTTAGAGCTTTAGAGATTCTCAAAGGTGTAGATGTAATATTAGCCGAAGATACTCGAGAAACAGGTAAGCTTTTAGCAAACCTAAATATTCGTACAACACAAAAACTTATATCGTGCCATGATTTTAATGAAAGTGAACGCATAGAGCAGGTTAAAGAGCTTTTGGATAGTGCTCAAAGTGTTGCACTTGTTAGTGATGCAGGTACTCCACTTATCTCAGATCCAGGTTACAAGATTGTAAATGCTTTGCGAAAAGAAGACTTTAATATAGTGCCAATACCTGGGGTAAGTGCAGTTATTACAGCTTTATCAGTAGCGGGACTTCCTTCTGATAATTTTACTTTTAGAGGTTTTTTGGCAGCTAAGAAGACCAAAAGACAAGAGCAAATTTTAGCTTTTAGTAAGCTAAATTCGACTGTGGTTGTGTATGAATCTGTGCATAGAGTTAGTTATTTGTTAGCAGATTTAGTTGAGCTTTTACCTGTGAATAACATAGTGGTAGCAAAAGAAATCACGAAGCAGTTTGAAAAGTTTGTAAGTGGTAAACCAAATGAGGTCTCACAGTTTTTTATAGATAATCCAGATACTGTGCGTGGTGAATTTGTAGTACTTATAGATTGTAATGGTAATAATGATGACAAAACATCAGTGGCTATTGATTTAAAAGATTTGCTAAAAGATTTGCTCGAAGACCTACCACTTAAGAAAGCAGTAAAGCTTGCTACAAAGCTTACTAAAGGCAAAAAGAACGAGATTTATAACTTAGCGTTAGAGATAAGGGATAATAAGTAA
- the murC gene encoding UDP-N-acetylmuramate--L-alanine ligase, with amino-acid sequence MNKRILFLGVGGIGVSALAIAAKKLGAIVAGYDSKPNKLTARLESLNIDIFSSPSEVDVANYSMIVYSSAIPDSHPLLSTGRQLQVQCLQRASFLAILMRDFSQSIAVTGTHGKTTTSSVLATLLSKLDPLSSFVVGGLVKHTNSNIEVNGTGRLVIEADESDASFLQLNPCTAIVTNIDLDHMGTYKDCYDNLIENFYTFLSKPSVKKAYICLDDEGCQDLLARNDLSNKIVVTYGFDIDADVRITDYNTNEKQTEFTIVYNAEELAFTTKLPGKYNVLNITACIVNCLDLGFNYQPIKGVLRDVEGVARRFDIYTKMLLNHRVQVVDDYGHHPVEVVNCLSAVKDKYPNKKIIHIFQPHRYSRNRDLFPDWVQALAIADKLILLPTYSAGEEIIEGATSQAIARNLTNCNLVESFDEAIYQLEQNIDEETVVLIQGAGDVTNIVEMLND; translated from the coding sequence TTGAACAAGCGGATATTATTTTTAGGTGTAGGAGGTATTGGAGTGTCTGCACTTGCAATAGCTGCTAAAAAGCTAGGAGCTATAGTTGCAGGATATGATAGTAAGCCAAATAAACTTACTGCTAGGCTTGAATCTTTAAATATAGATATTTTCTCTAGTCCTAGTGAAGTTGATGTAGCTAATTATAGTATGATAGTTTATTCAAGTGCGATACCTGATAGTCATCCACTCTTATCAACCGGGCGCCAGTTGCAAGTTCAATGTTTACAAAGAGCATCTTTTTTAGCTATTTTGATGCGAGATTTTAGTCAAAGTATTGCTGTTACAGGTACTCACGGTAAGACTACTACTTCAAGTGTATTAGCAACTTTACTTTCAAAGCTTGATCCATTAAGCAGCTTTGTTGTTGGGGGCTTAGTTAAGCATACTAATTCAAACATCGAGGTAAATGGTACAGGCAGATTAGTTATAGAAGCCGATGAAAGTGATGCGTCATTTTTACAATTAAATCCTTGTACTGCGATAGTTACAAATATAGACCTTGACCACATGGGTACATATAAAGATTGTTATGATAATCTTATTGAGAATTTTTATACTTTTCTAAGTAAGCCAAGTGTGAAAAAAGCTTATATTTGTCTTGATGACGAGGGTTGCCAAGATTTGCTAGCAAGAAATGATTTAAGTAACAAAATAGTGGTTACTTATGGCTTTGATATAGATGCAGATGTAAGGATTACTGATTATAACACAAATGAAAAGCAAACTGAATTTACGATAGTTTATAATGCTGAAGAACTTGCATTTACAACAAAACTACCTGGTAAATACAATGTGTTAAATATAACAGCATGTATAGTAAACTGCCTTGATTTAGGGTTTAACTATCAACCTATAAAGGGTGTGCTTCGTGATGTGGAAGGTGTAGCTAGAAGATTTGATATTTATACAAAAATGCTGCTAAACCATAGGGTGCAAGTGGTTGATGACTATGGACATCATCCTGTAGAGGTTGTTAACTGCCTAAGTGCTGTGAAGGATAAATACCCTAATAAGAAGATAATACATATATTTCAACCACATCGTTATAGTCGTAATAGGGACTTATTCCCTGATTGGGTGCAAGCTTTAGCTATAGCAGATAAACTTATTTTATTGCCGACATATTCAGCAGGAGAAGAGATTATCGAAGGTGCAACAAGTCAAGCCATAGCAAGAAATCTTACCAACTGTAATTTAGTAGAGAGTTTTGATGAGGCTATATATCAGCTAGAGCAAAATATAGATGAAGAGACTGTAGTGCTAATCCAAGGTGCTGGAGATGTAACAAATATAGTAGAGATGCTTAATGACTAA
- a CDS encoding YqeG family HAD IIIA-type phosphatase produces MFQRIIYTTKQMLKHKKQISAIAGDHCMQSVTELNVEFLQKNNIKIVALDFDGVLAAHGKPELDAGVKIWLDNFAKEFGQENVFILSNNPTQIRLEYFQKYYPQIKFISGVAKKPYPDGLQAVIAAVGCKPQDVVLVDDRLLTGCLACIIAGCYPILITKPFVDYDNYTTSEKFFSFLRKWEQKFFL; encoded by the coding sequence ATGTTCCAAAGAATTATATACACAACCAAACAAATGCTTAAACACAAAAAGCAAATATCAGCTATTGCAGGTGATCATTGCATGCAAAGTGTTACAGAGCTAAATGTAGAGTTTTTACAAAAAAATAATATCAAGATTGTAGCCTTAGACTTTGATGGTGTGCTAGCCGCTCATGGTAAGCCAGAGCTAGATGCAGGTGTAAAAATATGGTTAGATAATTTTGCAAAAGAGTTTGGTCAAGAGAATGTCTTTATACTTTCAAATAATCCTACACAAATAAGGTTAGAGTATTTCCAAAAGTATTATCCTCAGATTAAATTTATATCAGGAGTAGCTAAAAAGCCGTATCCAGATGGTTTACAAGCTGTTATTGCTGCTGTAGGTTGTAAACCTCAAGATGTTGTACTCGTTGATGATAGGCTACTTACAGGATGTTTAGCCTGCATCATAGCAGGGTGCTACCCTATACTAATTACAAAGCCATTTGTTGATTATGATAATTATACTACTAGTGAAAAGTTCTTTAGCTTTTTGCGTAAATGGGAGCAGAAGTTCTTTCTTTAA
- a CDS encoding CoA-acylating methylmalonate-semialdehyde dehydrogenase, translating into MKYQANNFMSGQQIKPTGTRRLDIDNPQTGEIIAKMTCSTKTDVNHAVEIAKEAQKNWGSNTYKARAQVFFKYRQLLQENFDELAALCSEENGKLLAEGAAEIAKAIELCELAVSIPQTLNDRRQVISNGIECKEQKTPLGVVASIVPLNFPIMVPHWSIPMALVLGNSMIVKPSERVPLSCIRVAELLKKAGLPDGVFNVVQGDSDVVEAICDHEDIKAVSFVGSTPIAKVVYERTAKSGKRCIALGGAKNNLLLLPDADIEMAAADIVASFTGCAGQRCMAASLLIAVGDTQGIIDKVVEESKKITAGQNLGAIITKESKDRIESYITKAEDAGCKILLDGRNAVVKGGEKGYYVNPTIIDGAEFGQPWSCDEIFGPVVTIIRVKTVEEAIKIQNSSNYGNGASVYTQDGEAATYVADRLTAGMCGINIGVPVPREPFGFGGWKDSRFGVSDITGSQPIDFWTQTKKITTKWNAKHKKDWMS; encoded by the coding sequence ATGAAATATCAAGCTAATAATTTTATGAGCGGTCAGCAAATCAAACCTACTGGGACTAGGAGACTAGATATAGATAATCCTCAAACTGGTGAGATTATAGCTAAAATGACATGCTCTACTAAAACTGATGTAAATCATGCTGTAGAAATAGCTAAAGAAGCTCAAAAAAATTGGGGTTCAAATACATATAAAGCTCGAGCTCAAGTTTTCTTTAAATATAGACAGTTACTTCAAGAGAATTTTGATGAGCTAGCAGCACTTTGTTCTGAAGAGAATGGTAAGCTTTTAGCCGAAGGGGCAGCTGAAATTGCAAAAGCAATAGAACTATGTGAGCTAGCGGTTTCTATTCCTCAAACATTAAATGATAGAAGGCAAGTTATTAGTAACGGTATTGAATGTAAAGAGCAAAAAACACCTCTTGGTGTAGTGGCAAGTATTGTACCTTTAAACTTCCCTATAATGGTTCCTCATTGGAGTATACCTATGGCATTAGTTCTTGGTAATTCCATGATTGTTAAGCCATCTGAAAGAGTTCCTTTATCTTGTATAAGAGTTGCTGAGCTTTTAAAAAAAGCAGGTTTACCTGACGGTGTGTTTAATGTCGTTCAGGGTGATAGTGATGTGGTAGAAGCTATTTGTGATCACGAAGATATTAAAGCCGTATCTTTTGTAGGATCTACTCCTATAGCAAAAGTTGTGTATGAAAGAACTGCTAAATCTGGTAAAAGATGTATAGCTCTTGGCGGAGCAAAAAACAACTTATTGCTATTACCGGATGCTGATATAGAAATGGCTGCTGCTGATATTGTTGCTTCATTTACAGGGTGTGCAGGTCAAAGATGTATGGCAGCATCTCTACTTATAGCAGTGGGTGATACACAAGGTATTATAGATAAAGTTGTTGAAGAGTCTAAAAAAATAACAGCAGGTCAAAACTTGGGTGCTATTATTACAAAAGAGTCAAAAGATAGAATTGAAAGCTATATAACTAAAGCTGAAGATGCTGGTTGTAAAATTTTGCTTGACGGTAGAAATGCTGTAGTCAAAGGTGGTGAGAAAGGTTACTATGTAAACCCAACTATTATTGATGGTGCTGAGTTTGGACAGCCATGGTCTTGTGATGAGATATTTGGCCCTGTAGTTACAATCATTAGAGTAAAAACAGTAGAAGAAGCTATAAAAATCCAAAATAGCTCTAACTACGGTAATGGTGCTTCTGTTTATACTCAAGATGGCGAGGCAGCTACTTATGTTGCAGATAGACTTACAGCTGGTATGTGTGGTATTAATATTGGTGTGCCAGTTCCTAGAGAACCATTTGGTTTTGGTGGATGGAAAGACTCTAGATTTGGTGTATCTGACATTACAGGCTCTCAACCGATAGACTTCTGGACCCAAACGAAGAAGATTACAACAAAATGGAATGCTAAGCATAAAAAAGATTGGATGAGCTAA